In one Drosophila albomicans strain 15112-1751.03 chromosome X, ASM965048v2, whole genome shotgun sequence genomic region, the following are encoded:
- the LOC117578155 gene encoding alkaline phosphatase — MSSTATNSNNTDHSKLSDVGLIEVQLDSLDSTHNFAASNGGTPRSKTQPDQKNVFKSKVFIIAVSFSSVLMIAMCIGFLVHYEFAGDVSDMETVAYWHVKLPEQQQVWYDRGIDELRLALNRELNRRRAKNVVLFVGDGMGPNTVTAARIYRYKEEGLLSWERFPHMGLLKTYCADKQVPDSFSTATALFGGVKVNYETGGVDANVPLANCTASLNEKNHVQTILNWAQVDGMRTGFVTTTRVTHATPAALYAHVADRRWESEATMPSEALQQGCLDIGRQLVQHATGRQINVIMGGGRQMLVSNVTDSASDPLDTWAGHSTDGRNLIKDWTDYKADQGVSHAVVQNNGELRQLDAQNTDYVLGIFANGHLKYDHERDQSDAGMPSLSNMTIRALEVLGNSDKGYLLVVEAGMIDQAHHRGNARKALSEVIALNEAVQAVQAYLKKKDQLDETLLIVTADHAHSLTINGHPDRGADILGMAGTSKTEGTPYTTLTYGTSYEGFQVDAERMQRKNPALTDTTDWEYTQQAAINTNENLHGGSDVTIHARGAMSYLFHGVHEQSYVAHVISYALRIGRFRDSTIAESLAELMPL; from the exons ATGTCATCAACagccaccaacagcaacaacacggaTCACAGCAAGCTGAGCGATGTGGGACTGATCGAGGTGCAGCTGGATAGCTTGGATTCCACGCACAATTTCGCCGCCTCGAATGGCGGAACACCTCGGTCCAAAACCCAGCCGGATCAAAAGAATGTCTTCAAATCGAAGGTGTTCATCATTGCAGTGAGTTTCTCCTCGGTCCTCATGATTGCCATGTGCATTGGCTTTCTCGTCCACTACGAATTCGCTGGCGATGTCAGCGACATGGAAACCGTTGCCTATTGGCACGTCAAACTCCCGGAACAGCAACAAGTTTGGTACGATCGGGGAATCGATGAACTGAGGCTCGCTTTAAATCGTGAACTCAATCGCCGACGGGCCAAGAATGTTGTGCTCTTTGTCGGCGATGGCATGGGACCCAACACAGTGACCGCAGCTCGCATCTATCGCTACAAGGAGGAAGGTTTGCTCAGCTGGGAACGTTTTCCGCACATGGGACTCCTGAAGACGTACTGTGCCGACAAACAGGTCCCCGATAGCTTCTCCACAGCCACAGCGCTATTTGGCGGCGTCAAGGTTAACTATGAAACAGGCGGCGTCGATGCAAATGTTCCGCTTGCCAATTGTACTGCCTCGCTCAACGAGAAGAATCATGTCCAGACGATACTCAACTGGGCCCAAGTCGATGGCATGCGCACAGGATTCGTGACCACAACTCGTGTCACGCACGCAACGCCAGCCGCTTTGTACGCTCACGTCGCCGATCGTCGCTGGGAGAGCGAGGCCACAATGCCATCGGAGGCCCTGCAGCAGGGTTGCCTGGACATCGGCAGGCAGCTGGTGCAGCATGCAACAGGGCGACAGATCAAT GTCATTATGGGCGGCGGTCGTCAGATGCTTGTCTCGAATGTCACCGACTCGGCCAGCGATCCGCTGGACACGTGGGCAGGTCACTCGACCGATGGCCGTAATCTCATCAAGGACTGGACAGACTACAAAGCCGATCAAGGCGTCTCGCATGCTGTGGTCCAGAACAATGGCGAACTGCGGCAATTGGATGCCCAGAATACGGACTATGTGTTGGGGATCTTTGCCAACGGTCATCTGAAGTACGATCATGAGCGAGATCAGAGCGATGCTGGGATGCCATCGCTGAGCAACATGACGATCAGAGCATTGGAGGTGTTGGGCAACAGTGACAAGGGATATTTGCTAGTGGTGGAGGCGGGAATGATCGATCAGGCGCATCATCGTGGCAATGCCCGCAAAGCACTGAGCGAGGTGATTGCCCTCAACGAAGCTGTTCAAGCGGTTCAAGCGTATCTCAAAAAGAA AGATCAGCTGGATGAGACGCTGCTGATTGTGACCGCTGATCATGCGCACAGTTTGACCATTAACGGGCATCCGGATCGGGGAGCAGATATTTTGGGCATGGCGGGCACATCGAAAACCGAGGGCACGCCGTATACGACGCTGACGTATGGCACCAGCTATGAGGGCTTCCAGGTGGATGCCGAGCGAATGCAGCGTAAGAATCCAGCGCTTACCGATACCACAGATTGGGAGTACACGCAACAGGCGGCGATCAACACCAATGAGAATCTTCATGGCGGCTCTGATGTGACGATACATGCTCGAG GTGCCATGTCGTATCTGTTTCATGGCGTGCACGAGCAAAGTTATGTGGCCCATGTCATTTCCTATGCCCTGCGCATTGGACGCTTCCGTGATAGCACAATTGCCGAATCCCTGGCAGAGCTGATGCCGTTGTAG